The DNA segment TGATGGGGTAAATTTTATTATAGGCACCATAGTAGGTGCAGGGATCTTTGTGTCTCCCGCAGGAGTGCTCAAGTACTCCTTACTTAATGTGGGTGTTGCACTGAGCATTTGGGCTGCTTGTGGAGTAATATCACTGCTGGGATCCCTTTGTTATGCAGAACTGGGGACTGCCCTACCCTTATGTGGAGGAGAATACAGTCACGTAAAAAGAGCGCTTGGACCCCTGCCTGCTTTCCTGTTTATCTGGACGGTAATGTTTACCAAACCAGCGTCAAATGCTGCTCGAGCCTTGTTGTTTGCAGAATATGCTACTCAACCTTTCTATGGTGCATGCCCTGCACCAGCGCTCCTAAAGAAATGCTTGGCTTTGGCGGTTCTTTGGTCTCTGGGGATTTTGAATGGCCGAAGTGTCAAAATGGCTACTTGGATTCAAACTGTTTTCACCCTACTGAAGATGATAGCACTATCTGTAATTGCCATTGGTGGCATTATCATGCtggtgagaggaagaaaggagaatTTAGCAAGGTTTGAGAATGCATTCAGTTCAGAGATTCCTGATGCCTCACAGATCGCAGAAGCTTTCTTCCAGGGATTATATGCATATGGCGGTTGGTGGTCCCTCAATTACATGGCAGGTATATCCCCAGTTGTTTACATTTAATGTTGCGGCCAACATTCTTACGTTTCTCTGATCATGCTATTAGAGCCCGTCTCCCAGTGAGAACAATGTAGGCTGTAAAGACATTTCTATTAAACACTGGCTATATCCACGGTTTGTGTCCAGTGGtgtcctatctgctcataggaagaaggggacttcgaagtaggcggggtcctttcgaaaaggagccctgtctggatgagccacgcggtgtcaattttgaagtgccgcggctgcctgcttgctaatgaggcgctgaatatgtatttcagcgcttcattagtaaactttgaaatggccatttgcatggccattttgaagtttttggctagtgtagacacagcctttatgttccATAAGCCAATTAATTCAGTTTTAGATTAGTGCTAGACCTGTGGCTGATGAAACAAAAGTTGTGAGACTAATGTTAAAATTTGGCCTTCTTGGCATTCTGCCTTTTAGTAGTTTAAAATACCAAAAGCAAtttgctacattttaaaaattttaaactgAAGCCTGAATTCTCCAATTGATTGTGCTTGAGATTTGCATTCGAGCTAATTAAAATCAATGGGGCTTTGTGATTAGTAGAACTTTCTGCAGTTTGAGGCCTATGAGTTTATACAAAaacagagaaggtttgggaggtAGGGTGGGGAAAGATAGCTTAACTCTCTCCCACCACTGTCAAGTATAGATTGCCTCCACATCTCTTGGGCTATTTGGTCCTTAAGAGTTGCCTGCTAATATGCCTTATGCAACTCACTTCATTATCAGTGGACCCTTCTGTCCAGGCCCTTTTAACTTAGATGAGAATGAAAAGTATCTAGGGTCAAGAAAGTCTTTATCCTTCAAGCCATTCTCAACAACGATGTCTGGGGGCACGGGTGGTTATTTCggagatgggaggtgggacaggtACAGGGAGCAGATTTTTCAATAAAACAAGATTTATTAACAATTAATGTTTTTTCCCATGTACACTTGGTCAGGGCTTCGTAAGTCTTTTCCATTTGTTTACTTTGGTATTTAACAGCACTTTATATATACTGTATTTTTGATCAACTCTATTTAAAGTAGTTACAGGTCACCAAGTACAACTGTCAGTTTTCTTGATTTCACAGTTATTGTTTCTCTCTTCCCTGTTATTTCATGAAGCATAGTCAGGCATTTGCTTTTTATTCGTATCAACCTTGTCAGGAatacactctttcaaaaaagtgtaCAATGACTATAattgttttattaaataattttctaaattatatttttcagaagagattataAATCCTAGCAGAAATATCCCCTTGACTGTGATGACTGCACTTCCTGCAGtgactttattttatttactggTTAACATTTCATACCTGACAGTTCTGACACCTGAGGAAATTGTCTCTTCAGGTGAGGATCTCACTCTGTTTGGCTGATGGGAGAGATAATTATTACAACTGTTTAGCTGTGGACATCCTACTGGTGTGATTTTGTTCCAGCTGAAATCAGGACTTACCTATTGCAAGGTGCTGGACTTTTGATGTCAGTTGAACTATGGCCATTTATACCAACTGATGACCTGGCACAAAGATATTTAGTCCTTTTCTCAAACTTGGCTGTGCATTGCTTTCATTCTTGTGAATTCACTAGATGCCCATCTTCTGTTCTGATCTGCTTCTTATACTGTGCACATCCCTGTAGTATTTGAGTACCTTCTGCCTGTTGGCCCAGTTAATAGCAGTGCCTTTTCACTGACAGAAGCAGCAGTTGATTTTCAAGAGTTGCTGGGAAGTAGTCCTTTACATTTCTTTGTGGAATCGCACCAGGGGATAGAGCAGGAATTCTGaaactttttctttctgaggctgttatttcgaaataactttgctatgtagacctaccctatgaCTTCTGGGACACCACACTCACTGTTTTAATGacgttttgttttctttcagttgcTGTGGCAATCACTTGGGCTGACAGAGTGATCCCCTCCATTGCTTGGGTCATTCCTCTCTTTGTTGCTGTCTCAATATTTGGTTCCCTCAACAGCAACATGTTTACTTTAGGACGATTAAGTTATGCTGGAAGTCAGTCAGGACACTTGCCTATTTTAATATCCATGCTTAATGTTCGCTACTGGACCCCATCACCAGCCATGATTTTTTCAACTACCATTGCAAGCATTTTTATTATCCCTTCTGATCTAATTACTTTGACAAGCTACTTCGGGTTTTCTACATGGCTTCTGACTGGCTTGACTTGTGCCAGCCTGATTATTCTCCGATACCGGGAACCTAACCTACACCGGCCATACAAGGTAAATGGAAAAAAAGTTAAAAGCTGTATCGTTttatcttaggctatgtttaaCATTGGGGAAGAATTTCTGAATATCTGTTTTGTAAATAGCAATTGTAAATGGATAGTTCAACATTAATTTCTTGATGAAGCTttgagttttgatgacaaaatcaCAGGCAAAAGGGACGATAGGGCAATTAATTGTGCATGCAGTGTGGCAAAGCGTGCTTAGTTCTCTCACCTATAATGCATAAAATGACAATTGTCTATTTTTGCTTCTAACAGTTTGTATCTTTGCAGGTGTTTTTACCAGTTGCATTTGGGATGGTGGCAGTTTCTTTGTTCTTAGTTTTGGCTCCTATAATCTCTTCTCCCAAGGTGCAGTATATTTACACCCTTCTCTGTGTGTTGGCGGGCATTCTGGTTTACCTGCCTTTTGTacattttaaattgcattttgattttattgacaaaattacTTGTTACTTTCAGCTACTGTTGGAAGTTTCTCCTGCAGATGGTAAATATGAGTAGTAGCAAATGTTTAAACCCTTTCTGGCTAACAAGCTATAAAAGTTCTATTTTAACTCACGTGGTCATAGTCATGGAGTTAAGCATTTTCATAGGACTGATTCAGGAAAACACTAAGACCCAGGTTTTAAAGGTATTTGGGGAATGCTAACTATACCAACACATAAATAAATCCCATTTACAGAATGGATTTAGGCACTTAGGAGTCTAAATCCCATTGACTACCAAAGAGATTTAAGTTCCTAAGTGCTTAAGTTCGTTTTTGAAAATAGGATATTGGACATGTCTACATGATGAATTAGTGTAAACGAGACTAGATTCTAGTGCATTCTAGTGTTTTGTACACTGTAGGCAATTTTTATACTGCagtgttgtagccagacaaagtctcccccttacaagccagcttgctcgttgccccccccaccgaggagcacacagggcacggaaatggctgctgacagcacagtctttgatgccctcattgaggcccagatatgctagcttatcgtgaccctgagaagcagaaagtacagatggaaggctaacaggccagactgtcaacatgaggggggggggaccctcaagaaatcaccccagctggcattgatcgatatgatgcacacacacacaaccatcccagaaggggaagtgccctgcccgcacagaaagaatgtcctgtactcctaaattgcttatctcctgtcttacaagtgcaaattaagtaagaaatgcccttgtaacaaactggcgtcacaaagacagaccagtatgatctggcaccatagataagaaagagaatacgtaacccaaaggagtataaaaggtgggcccagcagaactctaactctgagtgcattccaccaactacctgctggtcgggtcaggtgattgcctcccgaggtccactactggggacgcccaacctcgtattcgtctttccgtggaattgagtgaccgatccagcttggctacgctggtatcgagagacgcataGAGGgttaagatacacccatgctaggtctccgactttttttgtgcacagctaaagaattagagctctgtaactagatgtcattgtgccaagatatcattgtgttagatggtaacagatatctttgtattggattgtaacgtaacttgttaacacctgtactttgctagcatataagaagtaaacaatagccttttgtaaccgcacgcttataactgtagcttaaataaacttgtaactagttaagctctgagcctgaccctgttaacccttttgtcactgcaacacagccggcacaacaaaaagaactttaaccgtttggttactacagcctggccgtgggtgagagtgctaggagctgcctgctctgacagtaaaaaactgggttgcttaggacccaggggagtacctcaccgcacattacccggccactggctaacaagtgttatttcgaaataagccattcgGGAATAGCTATtgagaaataacttatt comes from the Carettochelys insculpta isolate YL-2023 chromosome 2, ASM3395843v1, whole genome shotgun sequence genome and includes:
- the SLC7A13 gene encoding solute carrier family 7 member 13, with product MGKGKHGHFKEELRSNEHDRMQLKKTIGYFDGVNFIIGTIVGAGIFVSPAGVLKYSLLNVGVALSIWAACGVISLLGSLCYAELGTALPLCGGEYSHVKRALGPLPAFLFIWTVMFTKPASNAARALLFAEYATQPFYGACPAPALLKKCLALAVLWSLGILNGRSVKMATWIQTVFTLLKMIALSVIAIGGIIMLVRGRKENLARFENAFSSEIPDASQIAEAFFQGLYAYGGWWSLNYMAEEIINPSRNIPLTVMTALPAVTLFYLLVNISYLTVLTPEEIVSSVAVAITWADRVIPSIAWVIPLFVAVSIFGSLNSNMFTLGRLSYAGSQSGHLPILISMLNVRYWTPSPAMIFSTTIASIFIIPSDLITLTSYFGFSTWLLTGLTCASLIILRYREPNLHRPYKVFLPVAFGMVAVSLFLVLAPIISSPKVQYIYTLLCVLAGILVYLPFVHFKLHFDFIDKITCYFQLLLEVSPADGKYE